Within Bdellovibrionales bacterium, the genomic segment GCTACCTTCTGGACTATTATCATTTTTCTGACGGATCTCCATCAAGGATTCAAGGGCCTTCAGGTCGACATCGGACAATCGACTCGCAAGAGACTCCGCAAGCTTTGGATCCTTACCAATCATATCTTCAAAAACTTTGGCGGCTTTCCTCTGTTCTTCAGTGATCGCAGGCTTTATCACGATCTCATTTTTCATGGATAGACCTAACTCCACCTCCTCCTTTTTTACAAGTGACTCTACTATGTTGTTCGAAATCGATAACTTGAACTGATTGAAGGTTTCTCCCACACGATCATTCTTTACGACTCGCTTTGAATCAGGGACAATCAAATTGAAAAACCACAGGCACACAAACCCAATCAGGGACAAAAGGACAACCGAGTTCCAAAGTTTTAAATTTCTTCCTCTTTTCTTAAATTTCCGTTCGTTAGCATAAATCCACTGAATTTCATTGATTCGATAGACCCCCAAACAGAAAAAAAGAACTGCCAAATAGAAGCCAAACACGATTGGATGTTGTCCCCATTCGCTCCCAACAGCCACAAGAGCAATCAAAGCTGAAACAGCCAGGATCACCCATACCTGACAGATGAAAACCGCTGAGAGAAGAAATGAAAAAACAAGTAGATAAAGAGAAGAAGAAGGTCGGAACTCAACCAAATTGTTTTTCTTTATCCAAAAAGCGTAAATGAGACCAACTGAAAAGACAATAATGCGAATTCCAAATTTCCTCCCCGAGGAGGTTACTCGCAATAAACGTTTTCGCTCAAGGCTATTGGATTCACCATTTTTCACTCGCTGTCCAAATACAAATAGCCAGGGTGAATAATGGACATCCTTTTCAACAAAATAGTCATCCAATAAGTCGCCATGCCCCCAAAACATTTCTCGAAGAAGTAATCCCAAACCAAATACCGCAGAAAAGAATATTGTTGTTCGCCAATGCTTGATTCCCTCGGCCAATCCCGTCGCCAGAACCAATGCGATGACCACAGCAAATTGAAGAGTTCCTGTCTGTGTGTACTGGAAAGGAGATGAATGAGATTGGATTTTACCTTGAGGGCTACGGGTCACCTTTGCGGATGAGGGATCGAACCCGGAAGGCGTTCCGGAAGCTCGATTTTTTTCCAACCTAGCACTCCTGCTTGATTTCTCGTTAGCCATAGTTAATAAATCCCTTGGCTAATGGCTCACCACACACAACTCTGTAAACAGGAAATCCCATTGTTCGCAGACTCTTCATTTCGTCACCTATACCCTGGCAAACGGCCGTTTCGGCCAAATGTGCCCAGCCCAATTTTCTGACGAGAGGAGCCACAAACGAATTCGTATCGACGAGCACAATCAAGATTTCAATTCCCTCTGCCCACATCACTTTCAATACTTCTCGTGCCTCTTGAAAAAGATGGCGATGAAAGGGGGTTAAATAGATGAGGGTTGATCCCCGACTGAGCAACTGTGCAGACCGACGCAAAAGCGGCCCGCCCTTGCCCCACCTCATTAAACTTGGATCACTAGCTAAAATTTCTGGATCCCATTTTGAAACCTCAAGACAGAGGGCATGCAAGTGATCCTCTCCAATCTTCATTTCAGAACAAAAATGATTGCTGATCAACCTGACCGAATTATTCAGCTCATATTGTTGGGACAAAATCCCCAGGGTCACGTCCCGCGCGTACTCCCAGGTCGACTGCGACTTGACTCCCAGGTGCACCTCGGGATTGAGATCGAGAACCAAAGTCACCTCGCAGTTAACAGCTCTTTCAAACTCCTTTACCAAGAGACTGCCAGTTCTGGCTGAAAGCTTCCAAGCGACATGACGAAGCGAATCCCCAGGCGAATAGGGCCTGATACCGGAAAAATTAATGCTCAATCCTCTTTGGGCGACGTCATAATGTCCATAAAGAGTCGACATCGGAGACCCACGTATCGAAAGTTGAGGAAGGCTTTCTATTTTTGGCAAGATCTCAATTTCGCTCTCGGTATCCTCAACAACTAAAAACTGAAAAACACCAAGCACGTCAGAAATTGAAACTTCTAGAGGTCCTACTTTGTGCGAGCCCATTCCGCCATCACAGATACGTGTGTACTGCATTTTTATATGAGATGGACCTTTGATTGATTCCGTGGTGACCAATCGAACGCGAGAACGAACTGAGGGTCCAAAGTTATCTTGAATAACAAAACCTTGAATAGGTATGCCACCCCTGTTTTTTATGTGAATAACAACATCGACAGACTCTCCCTCCACGTACTTTGATTTCAAAGGTTGGCGATCCATGACAAAGGATTTTGCTAACCGCCAGGCCGAAACGTAAAGATAGATTCCACACATTAACAGTGTTAGTCCTAAAATCAGGCTCGTGCGATGAAAGAGTCCACCGAAGAGAAACAATACAGTAACAAAAAAATAGAAAGTAAACGGATTCATGAGGTGGCGGTAAGAATGAAAAGGCGGAAATCCAATATGATCTAGGTCAACCAAGTGGTGGCGAACGAAATATGACCTGAAAGGTTTTGCAACAATTTTTATCACAGCCTATTGATGGGCACCGGGACTGCTTGCAAAATTTCCTTCAAAACATCGAGAACTGTTTTCCCTGATAGCTTTGCTTCGGGACTGAGGGAAACGCGATGGCTCATAATTGGAAATAAGATTTCTTGTATGTATTCTGGTTTCACAAAACCAGAACCGCTAAAAAGCGCTCTCGCCTGTGCTCCCTTTGCCAGTGCAATGCTCGCTCGAGGGCTGGCTCCCAATTTCAGATCGGGATGATGACGGGTTCGATCAATAAGATTCACAATATATGAATATATTTCTTTGGAAATTTGAACCTTACTCACTTGTCCTTTAAGCCACAAGATCCTTTCGTGGGATTCAACCGCCGAAATATTTTCGATAGGATGAGCCTTATTTTGATCCATCAGCATTTTTATCTCCTGCTCCGGATCAGGATACCCCATGGAGATCTTCATCATGAATCTATCCAGCTGAGCCTCTGGCAAAGCGAAGGTCCCCAAGTGATCGACAGGATTTTGAGTGGCCAAGGCAAAGTACAATGGGTCTAAACTGTAGGTTTTTCCCTCAATCGAAACTTGCCCCTCACTCATGCATTCCAGTAGAGCTGACTGCGTGCGAGGCGTCGCCCGATTGATCTCATCACCCAACATGAGTGTGGTAAACACAGGCCCCGGCTTGAATTCAAAACTCTGCGTTTGTTGATTAAAAATGGAAAGGCCCAAAATATCACTTGGAAGAAGATCCGGAGTAAACTGCACTCGCTTGAATTCAACCGAGGCAGATTTAGCCAAGGCTCTCGCCAGTATTGTTTTTCCTGTTCCGGGCACGTCTTCCAAAAGAACATGTCCACCTGCGACCCAGCAACAAAGAAGAGAACGAATTTGATCACTTTTGCCAATAATAACACGAGAGATATTATTGGAAAGATTAGTGAGAATCTCTAGAGTTTCTTCCACAGCTTAAACTCTTCCTTCCATGGATATTTCAGACAAGACTAGAATTGTATTTATTCCCGCCGATTTTTCAAACCATCCCTTGCCGATAACGCAGTTAGCAGTAGTGGATTGCTCCCAAATGTTGTTGCGCATTATGTGTTGCGCGTTATCGCCGGATGCAATCGAACAATGCCGCATTGTATTCGACACAATGACTGGCGTGGAATCGAATTGAATATATTTTGAATATATTTGGATTGAAATGATTCGGTACGATCGAAAAAGCGAATCAGCAATTTCAGTTTTGAGGAATGAACTTTTCTCTGACCCCAAATTTGGCTACCGTTGAGGCAGGGTAAGATGAAGAACACAATAGTAATCTAAATATAACAAAACAAGAATCTAACAATTGAAGGAGTTTCAAATGAAAATTTCCAATTTGATCGCCGCTTGCGCACTCAGCCTCATGACATCTTCTGCCTTTGCCGGCTGGAATGATAGCAGTCCCGTCATCACACCTCACCCCTCTCCCTATCAACCTTGTGACGCACAATGCACGAGAGATAGCGCCCGTGGGTGGAATGACAGCACACCCGTTATCACACCACATCCCTCTCCTTATCAGCCTTGTGACCAGCAGTGCATGAGAGACAGTCTTGGTGGATTCAACGATAAAAACTAAGTGATTCTCTTCTGAGAAGAACCTTTCAGGTGAAGTAGTCTGAAGGCCGTGACCTCAAATGAGGTGCGGCCTTTTTTCTTGTCATGCCTGCCATTTAACTTGCACTAAAGAAAATGTTTCTGTCGGCCGATAACCTCTTTAAGAATAACAAAACAAGAGGTCTATCATGAAATTATCTCACATCATCCAATGCTCACTGATTCTGCTTCTCACATCCGCAGCCTCTGCAGGATGGAATGATCGCGATTCTTCCTCCTCCGATCGCCATCGCTGTCCTCCACACCGGCCTCCTCCCCCTCCTGCATGCAAAAAGAACTGCAACAATCCTTGGCCAGGTTGGAATGACCGATCTCCAGATCCTAACTTTCCATTTTTCTTCGAATCAAATCGAAAATAATCTAGAATCGGGCTTGAGGAGACCTTTTTTGAGCCGCAAAGATCCAGCGATTTCACGGTCTCTGACCAATGAACAGTTGAGGCTGCACGCGGACAGGCAGCCTCAACTATCAATCATTCCAAGATTCACTTTCTCACTTTTCTTTTACCACATCCAGTAGATTTGAAATGACTTTTCAACTGATATGTTTTCTATGAGAGCATCTTCAGTGAGAATTAATCGGTGTCTTAATACATCATGAACAATAGCGTCCACATCAGAAATTTCAACTGATGAATGGTCGTTGAGCCAAGCCATCGCCATTGAAGCAAACATTAAGCTTTGGCTTCCCCTGGGACCCGCGCCCATTTTTATCTGTTGCGATAATTCTCGGCTAAACAGCTGAGGGTTTCTCGATGCTTGAACTATAGTCAAAATGTAATCTTCAACCTTTGGATCCATGCCAGTGTTCAGCACAAATTTTCTCGCCGCAAGAATTGCTTCCTGGGAAGTTAGTGGCTTGCTTGAATCGGGTCCATCATCTTTTAGTTGATACTTCGCTCTTTCTTCACCAAGCCTCATTTGCAATATAGACCGCTCATCCTCCTGCCGAGGATATCCTATCGCAAGTTTCATCAAGAATCTATCTAGTTGCGCCTCAGGAAGCTTAAAAGTCCCACGTTGCTCTATGGGATTTTGCGTGGCGAGAAATAAAAATAGGTCTGGCATTACAATTGTTTGTCCATTGACAGTAAATTGACGCTCCTCCATAACCTCAAGAAGTGCTGAATGCACCTTCTCTGAGGCTCGGTTAACTTCGTCTCCGAGAATTAAATTGAATGGCAACTGACTTCCTACGAGCTTCCTAGAACCTGACGAACGATCATAATCGATTGTACCGGTGATATCTCTTGGCATCATATCGGACACAAATTGGATGCGGTTCCAACTGGCCGCAATAGCGTCAGCAAATGTTCTGACCGCTTTTGTTTTTGCAACCCCTGGAGGCCCTTCAAGGAGGACATGGCCGTCTGCGAGAATAGCTACCATTATTTTTCTTATCAGGTCCTCTTGGCCAACGATTTTACTTCTAACTCTATCGAGGACTCCTAGAATTTCAGTCCGTACACCTTGTTCCGTAAACTTTGAAAAATCAGTTGTATTAAGGAGTGCCCTACATGGTGATATAGGTCCTGATTTGTTAGGTAGTGAGAACTCATGAGCAGGATTAGCGATTGCAGTCGCTCCAAATAGGATGAGAATTATAGCCCTGAGACCTCGCCAATAAGATTTGAATGACAATTTCATCATCTCACGTCCTTTCATATCCAACAAATCTGAAGTCAAATTATTCAACCTTCTGAAATATCCTTTAAAGTTCGACTTTCTCAAAACATCATTCATCGTCCATCAAGCTAAAGAACATTTTCGTCAGAAGTTTTTCAATTCAATAGCATCTGAAGCAGCAAATTCAGGTCCAAAATTTAAGTGCCTGAATTCACTGAGTGAACTCAATTGAGTCCAAATTTATATGTAAAGTAATTTACCAAACTCAGGCAAAATTTGTCGTTCATGCGGCCCCTCTCCAGTTTTTAGAAGGGCGGCCTCCATTTTAAGGATGGACTTCTCACATCTCGTCCCGACGGCCCGGTTCAATGATAAGATTAGGGCGATTGATACTTCCTTTCTATAGCCAGATTTTCAAAAAGCATCGTCAAAAACACTTTCTACTCACTTGTTTAAATCAGCTATCACCTGAGCAGGTCGCAAAGATAAAGTACTTCTCGCTCGATAGGCACGAACCATCTATCAATGGCCGTTCGCAAAATGCGCCCCAATGCTAGAATCTGCATTGCATAGATTCCACCTGGCTGAATATGCAACTAATGCCTTTGATGATGTAAGAAAATGCGAGTTCCGAAAAACCAAGGAAAGCAAAGATGGGTTCCAAGTGGATATGTCCGCACCTCACTGGCGAATTCATCTCGTAAAATAAAAGTCTCAAGGAGATCAGCCTATGGCTATGCAAATGAAATCTCCTACCTCAATAAAATCGGCGGTTGGCCAAAAATACCCACCTCTAATAAGCGGAAAGGGGATCGGAACCCCACAAAAATGACAAAAATTGCTGAAGTTTGATAAATTACTTTACATATAAATTTGGACTCAATTGAGTTCACTCAGTGAATTCAGGCACTTAAATTTTGGACCTGAATTTGCTGCTGCAGATGCCAATGACAAACTTATTGCGAGATTGTTCTTGACCTTGATGGACACTGGCGTCCCAAGAAAATAGAACGGTAGCGAACACTTTAGAACAGAGGATCATGTGACAAAAGCCCCTATCTTAAAAAATTTATTTACCTTCTTCTTGTTCTATGTGTTAACAGTTACCAGTTTCTTCCCGCTTCACATTCACGCAAGTAATTCTAAACCTGAAAAGACCAACTCGGTATATCAAGATGAATTTAAGACTTACTTCAATATGCCCTTCGATGGAATCGACCAAGCGAAAAGATACCGAAGTGAAGAATCCTACCCTATTAATTGGTATGGGGCCTTCGATCCTCTAAAACATGTGGTAGAAGTTGAAATGACCGTAGCTGAGGAGAAGCTCAAAGACTTCATGAAGTCCGCCGCAGAACGCATTGAAACAAGCCGACGATACCAAGACCTCCTAGAAGAAATCTTTTTCCGATCCGCAATGATGTTTCGGTTGGCTCACAATGGATACAGTACTGCCTATTTGAAAGAGTTTGAACAAATTATTTCTAAATTTGCAGAACTTGACGATGAGCTAAAGCAAATTGGGCTAAACCTTGAGCTTCGCAGAAGCGAGGTAGATCGAGTTATTGAAGGTTCACTTTTGGCTGGAATTGACCAATTAAATTCAAGAACCTCAAACGTCTCGCCTGCTATAAAGGAGGTCTTATCTACCATTGTCGATTTTCTAAACAGAAGCCGATT encodes:
- a CDS encoding DUF58 domain-containing protein; protein product: MIKIVAKPFRSYFVRHHLVDLDHIGFPPFHSYRHLMNPFTFYFFVTVLFLFGGLFHRTSLILGLTLLMCGIYLYVSAWRLAKSFVMDRQPLKSKYVEGESVDVVIHIKNRGGIPIQGFVIQDNFGPSVRSRVRLVTTESIKGPSHIKMQYTRICDGGMGSHKVGPLEVSISDVLGVFQFLVVEDTESEIEILPKIESLPQLSIRGSPMSTLYGHYDVAQRGLSINFSGIRPYSPGDSLRHVAWKLSARTGSLLVKEFERAVNCEVTLVLDLNPEVHLGVKSQSTWEYARDVTLGILSQQYELNNSVRLISNHFCSEMKIGEDHLHALCLEVSKWDPEILASDPSLMRWGKGGPLLRRSAQLLSRGSTLIYLTPFHRHLFQEAREVLKVMWAEGIEILIVLVDTNSFVAPLVRKLGWAHLAETAVCQGIGDEMKSLRTMGFPVYRVVCGEPLAKGFINYG
- a CDS encoding MoxR family ATPase, producing the protein MEETLEILTNLSNNISRVIIGKSDQIRSLLCCWVAGGHVLLEDVPGTGKTILARALAKSASVEFKRVQFTPDLLPSDILGLSIFNQQTQSFEFKPGPVFTTLMLGDEINRATPRTQSALLECMSEGQVSIEGKTYSLDPLYFALATQNPVDHLGTFALPEAQLDRFMMKISMGYPDPEQEIKMLMDQNKAHPIENISAVESHERILWLKGQVSKVQISKEIYSYIVNLIDRTRHHPDLKLGASPRASIALAKGAQARALFSGSGFVKPEYIQEILFPIMSHRVSLSPEAKLSGKTVLDVLKEILQAVPVPINRL
- a CDS encoding MoxR family ATPase, which gives rise to MKGREMMKLSFKSYWRGLRAIILILFGATAIANPAHEFSLPNKSGPISPCRALLNTTDFSKFTEQGVRTEILGVLDRVRSKIVGQEDLIRKIMVAILADGHVLLEGPPGVAKTKAVRTFADAIAASWNRIQFVSDMMPRDITGTIDYDRSSGSRKLVGSQLPFNLILGDEVNRASEKVHSALLEVMEERQFTVNGQTIVMPDLFLFLATQNPIEQRGTFKLPEAQLDRFLMKLAIGYPRQEDERSILQMRLGEERAKYQLKDDGPDSSKPLTSQEAILAARKFVLNTGMDPKVEDYILTIVQASRNPQLFSRELSQQIKMGAGPRGSQSLMFASMAMAWLNDHSSVEISDVDAIVHDVLRHRLILTEDALIENISVEKSFQIYWMW